In Desulfuromonas acetexigens, the genomic stretch GAGCGCCACCACCTGGCTCCCGACGCTGTGACTTCCCTGCACGTTGGAGATGTCGTAGCATTCCATGCGCCGAGGGAAACGGCGCAGCTGCAGGGCGCGCTGGATGCCCTCCAGCACCGCCTCCCGCGCTTCCCGGCGGCTCCCCCGCTCACGGAAGGATTCTTGCGCGTTGCGCTCGGCCAGGGCTACCAGCTCCCGGCGCGCCCCCCGCTGCGGCGCCACCACCTCGACCTTGCGCCCCTTGCGTTCGCTCAGCCACTCGGCGAGCAACTCCGCCCCTTGCGGCAGGCGCGGCAGCAGCAGCTGATCGGGGATGACGACCTCGCGGCTGTAATATTCCTGGAGAAAAGCACCGAGAAGCTCATCCTCATCGAACTTCCAGTCGATGGCGTAGACCCGCCGGGCCAGGAGCTGCCCCTGGCGCACGAAGAGCAGGGCCACTTCCACCTCCCCCCCTTGCCGGTGCCAGCCGAGGACATCCTGATCCCCACCGCCCACAGTCACGACCTTCTGCCGCTCCACGGTCTGCTCGATGGCGCGGATCTGGTCGCGCAGGCGTGCCGCTTCTTCGAAGCGCATCTCGCCGGAAGCCGCCAGCATGCGCCGCCGCAGCCGATCGAGGACCTCGCTCTCGCGCCCGGAGAGGAGCGCCGTCACGCCGTCGACCAACTCGCCGTAGGCGGCCGCGTCGATACGACCGTGACAGGGTGCGCTGCATTGACCGATCTGATAAAAGAGACAGGGGCGGCCCCGCGCCCGGCAGCGGGCCAGGGGATAGTGGCGCAGAGGGAAGATGCGGTAGATCTCCTTGAGGGTTTCGCGCACCGCCGAAGAGGAAGAGAAGGGGCCGAAATAGAGGGCGCCATCCCGTCGGACCTGGCGCACGATTTCCAGGGCGGGAAAGTCTTCTCGGGGATCGAGACGTAAAGAAACGTAGGTCTTGTCGTCCCGCAGGTTGATGTTGTAACGGGGGCGGTGCTTTTTGATCAGGGTGTTTTCGAGGATCAGCGCTTCTTTTTCGGTGTCGGTGACGATCGTTTCGATCTCTTGCACCCGCGCCATAAGAAAGCGGATCTGCGCCCGCCCGTCGCCGGTTTCGGAAAAATAACTGCGCAGGCGCTGGCGCAGACGTTTCGCCTTGCCCACATAGAGAACCGCACCTTCCGCCCCTTTCATCAGATAGACGCCCGGGACGTCGGGAATTTTTTTCAGCTCGAAATCCTTCACTCGATTCCTCCCCAAGCCCCCACGAAAAAAGCCAGGGCAAACCCTGGCTTGACGTGCACTTTGTGACCGGACCGGTTCACCCGGCCAGGCCCAGATGACCGGTTTCGATTTCGACCAGAGCGGTAAGCAACTGCTTGACCCGTTCTTCGCTCGCGTCGTCGATAAACCGGGTGTAGAGCTGAACCGCGCGGGACTCGCGCTTTTGCGCCTCGGCCAGATTCTCTTTGTGTGACGGCGAGCATTCGCCGGGGGCCGAAAGCTCCTCGGGCAAAGGAATATCGAGGATTTGGCAAAAGAGTACGGCATGGGCCGTCTCGGTACGGGAAAGGGCGGAAAAGAGCGCCCGTCCCCGCTCGGAATCGGCGACCTGCGCGGCCCCCCGGTAGAAGGTGGCGTTGCCCACCGCCAGATCAAGGGCGCGCTCGAGATTTTCCCGGCTCTTGCGGGAAATTTCGCCGAGCGGCACCGGTTGGTAATTGTCCGCCGGAACCAGATGCTTGCCGGGCGCCCCACAAAAGGGGCAATCGCTGGGGCAGACCGAACCGATGTAAGACTCGCCACAAATCTGGCAACGATAAAGATTCATTCAGGACTCTCCTCGAAAGTTGCTGTGAGCATAGCAAGGCCCCCATCTTCTGTCAACGCACCCCACGCCTCGACCCTTTCCGGTGGCGGGAAAGGCCCCTGGGGGAATCGGGCAAGAGGTCGGGAAGTGGGGTTTTTTCTGGTCTTATCCCTGCAGACTGGTATAATCTGCGAATATTTTCGCCACCCTGTGGAGGTTGACCGTGAATCCCTTCTGGAGCAATATTTTCCACAAGAAGTCGGAAGCCGACTCCCTCATCTCCTTTTTGCGCAGCCTGGCGATCTTCGCCGACCTGGGCCGCCGAGAAGTGAATTTCATCGCCAGTCTCGTCCATGCGCGGCGTTACGACCCGGCCGAAACCATCTTTGAAACGGGAGACCCGGGGACCGGCATGTATGCTGTCCGTTCGGGGCGGGTCGCCATCTTCATCCGTCACCCTGACGGCCACAAGGAACAGCTGGCGGTGCTCGGCCCGGGGGACTTCTTCGGCGAGGCGACGCTGCTCGCCCCGGCGCGGCGGACCGCCTCGGCCCGGACCCTCGAAGACACCGAACTGGTCGGGCTCTTTCGCGCCGACCTGCTGGAAGCGACCAAGAAACACCCCAGCGTGACCAACGCCATCCTCATCAGCTTGGCGCGCATCCTCAGCGAACGCATGCAGGCCGCCGAAATGGAAATCCGCCAACTGCGCACGGCGCTGCGTCTTTCACCACCACCGGCCGATCCCGAGGGTGACAAGTAGCCATGACGCCGAAAACAGAATTGACCCGGGTTCACCTGCTCCTCTTCTTTTTCGTCCTGGCCGCCGGCATTGCCGTGGGGCTCTCGCTCTTTTCCTCGGCCTCGACCTTTCTGGACCTGATCCGTACCGCTACCAGCGGGCTCTTCCTGCCGCTCTTGCTGTCGCTGATCGCCTCCTTTCTCCTTGGCCCCATCGTCGCGTTCATCGAGCGGGAGAACATCAGCCGCACCCTGAGCATCTTTCTTGTCTACCTGCTGGTCGCCATATTGCTGCTCCTTGCCGCCGGCTGGCTCAGCCCCCACTGGCAGGAGATGTGGATTTCCCTGCGCACCGACCTGCCCCGCTACACCGCCAAATTCATTACCTTGCTCCGGGACGCCCAGGAAAACCTGCAGAGCCGCTTTCCCTATATCGAAAGTTACGACCTCACCGGCCGGGCCCGCACCCTGGCCGAACAGTTTGTCGCCCAGATTCTGGTCGGTACGCCGAAATCGGCCCTGCGCATCGGCAGCCTGCTGATTCTGGTGCCGATCTTCACCTTCTTCTTTTTGCGGGACGGCAATCTCATTCTGCGTACCTGCGTTTCCCTGAGTCCGAACCGCTATTTCGAGATGGTGCATGACCTCAGTTCGGTCATCAGCCGGCAGATGGCCGACTTTATCCGCGGGCGGTTGCTCGAAGCCTTCATTATCGGCCTGGTCGTCACCATCGGCCTTTCCTTCACTGATATCCGCTACACGCCGATCCTCGGCATCTTCGCTGGCATCACCAATCTCATTCCCTATGTGGGGCCCCTTGTCGGCATGGTCCCCGGCATCCTCATCGCCCTGGTCGACCTCGGCATGGGCGGTCAGTTCTGGTGGATCGTCATTGTCTATTTTCTCATCGCCCAGATCATCGTCGACAACTTCATCCTGATTCCGATTCTGATCTCCCGCTATTCCAACCTGCATCCCCTCTGGGTGCTGCTGGCCATCATCATGGGCGGCAAACTCTACGGCGTGCTTGGCATGATCATCGGTGTGCCGGTGGCGAGCATCATCAAGATCGCCCTGCTCGAAATCCGTCACTACCGCAATACCTTCGCCCTGCCCGACACCGCCCAGGATCTGGATCGGCCGACCTGAGCCGCCCTCGGGTGCCTTGACTTCAAGGGCGCCCTTATCCCATAATTCCCGCACCCTTCTCTGACCCCCGAGGCGGAATGAACCGTTACCTCTTTAAATTCGTAAATAATCTGAGGTTACGGGGCAAGATTCTGGTCCTGGTCCTTCCTCTCGTGATCCTGCCGATCTTCCTCATCGGTACGGTCATCGGCGTCATTGCCACCCAGCAGGCCTACCTCGGCATCACCCAGACCAGCAAGGATGACCTGGACCACATGGCCCTCTTCACCCTTGACCTGCTGGACTCTCACCATCAGCAATTTCAGGTTTACAAGCAGGACAAGCAGCGGGTCATCCGCGACGAACTCAAGACCCTGACCGACCTCGCCTACAGCCTGGTGGAAACCCAATACCAGCGTTTTCAAGAGGGGCGTCTGCCCCTGAGCGAAGCGCAGAATCTGGCCCGTCAGGCCCTGAAAAATGTCAGTTTCGGCGAAAGCGGCTACACCTATGTGTTGAACAGTACCGGCGACCTGCTGGTGCATGTGGCCCGCGAGGGGCAGAACATCCTCGACGAGAAGGACGAGGACGGCCGCTATTTTATCCGCGCCCTCATTCAGAACGCCGTCAAATCCGACGGGCAACGGGTTCTCTACAGCATCTACCCCTGGCGTAACGAGGCCCTGGGGGATCGCCTGCCGCGCAAGAAGATCGTCGCCTACCGCCATTTCCGTGACTGGGACTGGATCATTGCCACCGGCGGCTACGTCGAGGAGACCTACGAAGACGAAGCCTTCGAAAAGCAGTCGATGGAGGATCTCAAGCTCAAGCTGCAAAGCAAGAAGGTGGGCAAGACCGGCTACATCTTCTGCATGGATAAAAACGGCGTCCTCACTGCCCATCCCGAGGCGGAAGGGCAAGATGTCAGCGCCAGTCAGGATTCGGACGGCAACTTCTTCATCCGCGAGATGCTGGAAAAGAAAAACGGCTGGATTCGCTACCCCTGGCGCAATGTCGGCGATGCCCAGGCACGGATGAAAATCGTCCGCTATCGCTACTACCAGCCCTGGGACTGGATCGTGGCGGTCGGTTCTTACGAAGATGAATTCTTTCACGAAGCCAACGTCATCAAATGGCGGATCATGGCGGTGATGCTCCTCATCCCCCTGATGGTCGGGAGCATGGCGGTGGTGCTACTGGTCATCGCCTCGCGGGTCTTGACCGAGCCGATCCGGAACATGATCGAAGTCATCCGCGCGGTCAAGAGGGGGCGCCTTGACCAGCGTATGACCGTCGAATCGACGGACGAACTCGGCGAACTGGCGCTGGCCTTCAACAAGATGATCAGCCTGCTCGGCCGCAACCGCGAGATGGAGGCCTCCCTCGCCCAGCAAGGGAAGATGGCCTCCCTCGGCGTGCTCTCCTCGGGCGTCGCCCACGAAATCAACAATCCTCTCGGGGTCATTCTCGGCTATGCCAGCTACATGGAAGGGAAGATGGACCCCGAGGAGCCCTACTACAAGTTCATCCACGAGATCAAACGGGAGAGCAAGCGCTGCAAGAAGATCGTCCAGGATCTCCTCAGCTATGCCCGCACCCCGAAACCCTCCCTGATCGAGACGGACATCAACGACCTGCTCCAGCAGATCGTCGATTTCGCCGCCAACCATACCGACATGCACCATGTCCAGGTCCGCAAGGAGTTCGCCGCCGACCTGCCGCCCATCTGGGTAGACGCCGATCAGTTGCGCCAGGTGGCGATCAACCTGATTCTCAACGCCGGCGCCGCCACCAGCGAAGGCGGGGAACTGACGGTCAGAACCGTCCGCAACGAGCCCTGGCTCGACATCGTCTTCGCCGACAACGGCGCCGGCATCGCCGAGGAAAACCAGGAAAAGATCTTCGAGCCCTTCTTCACCACCCGGGCGCGGGGCACCGGTCTCGGCCTGGCGATCACCAAACAAATCATCGAACAGCACCGGGGCAGAATCGTCCTGGAAAGCGCGGTGGGCCGGGGGACGACGATCACCGTGCGCCTGCCCCTATCACGAGAGGATGAGCTGGATGGTCCCGAAACGGATTTTGATCATTGACGACGAGGCCGGCCTCTGCCGGATGATGGAGGCGATTCTCGCCGACAGCGGCTATGCCGCCAAGGGCTATACCCGTTCCTTCGAAGCGGTGGAGGAATACCGCCACGGCGACTGGGATCTGGTGATTTCCGACATCAAGATGCCGGGGATGGACGGGATTGAGGTCTTGAGCCGGATCAAAGCCAAATCCCCCGACATCCCGGTGATCATGATCACCGCCCACGCCACCGTCGACATGTCGATCCAGGCCCTGCGCAAGGGAGCCTACGACATGCTGACCAAACCCTTCGAACCGGAGGAACTGCTCTACCGGGTCAAGAACGCCCTCAAGCACAATCAGCTGCTCACCGAAAACCGCGAACTGCGCGACGAACTGGCGGGAAAATTCCGCTTCGACAACATCATCGGCGACTCGCCGCAGCTCAAGGAGTTGCTGCACAAGGTCGAGAAGATCGCCATTCGCGACACCTCGGTGCTGATCACCGGCGAATCGGGGACCGGCAAGGAACTCATCGCCCAGGCGGTGCACTACAATTCGCCGCGCAAGGGCAAACGCTTCGTCGCCATCAACTGCGGCGCCCTGCCCGAGAGCATTCTCGAAGGGGAACTCTTCGGCACCAAGAAAGGGGCCTTCACCGGCGCCACGGAAAACCGCCAGGGCCTGCTCGAAGCGGCGGACGGCGGCACCCTCTTTCTCGATGAGGTCGGCAATCTGCCGATGAACGTGCAGAAAACCCTGCTGCGCTTTTTGCAGGAGAAGGAATTCCTGCGCCTCGGCGACACCAAGCCGATCAAGGTCGATGTGCGCATCATCTCCGCCACCAACTCGGACCTGCTCGCCGAAGTCAAGGCCGGAACCTTCCGCGAGGATCTCTACTACCGGCTGAACGTGGTCAATCTCCACCTTCCCCCCCTGCGCGAACGGCGCAAGGACATCCCGTTGCTTGCCGCCCATTTCATCAAGCTGCAGAACGAGAAGTTCGGCACCGAAATCCGCGGGCTCTCCCCCGAGGCCTTCCAGGCCGCCTGCGACTTCGGCTGGCCGGGGAACATCCGCCAGCTGCGCAACGTCATCGAGGCCTGCATGGCCATCGAAAGCGACGAATGGATCAGCCTGCCGGTCCTCGCCCAGTTCATCGACATTGGCGCGCCGCCGGTGGCGGACGCGAATGAGGGGGACGGCTATTCCGCCGCCCTCGGCCGCTTCGAGACCAACTACCTCATCGGCCTGCTGCGGAAAAACGGCGGCAATATTGAATCGGCGGCGCGGGAAGCGGGGATGAACATGGCGACGATCTACCGCAAAATCAAAAAGTACGACATCAAAAAGGAAGACTATTCGTAAAAAACGTCTTGCACGATTGCAAAAACCGACATTTCCTCCCTGGCACTTTCGCGAACCCGAAATATCCTTTCTGGTATATTTTCTTATTTAAGTAAATATCTAGAATTATAACTTTTTCTAAAAAAGGTCAGGGTGATCGCTCGCCGGCGGCCCTTCCTCCTCCCATTTATCTCTTCGCAGAAATGCGAAATATCCGCCTTTCGAAACCCCGCGCGCCACCTCCCGTTTTTCAATCCAACCAACCGTTTTTATTGAACAAGTCTTTTTATTTCCCTTATTCCCCCGGCTTGGTACGGTGGTTGCTCTAACTGGAGCGAGGCATTTTCCGTCTCCACGACCGCGATTCGTTCTTCGCATTCGGAACTCACACCATGGGCTGTCCATTTTACGGCAAAAACGAAGATCTCTGCGATGTCGGGTGCGGCTACATCTCCCCCCACGACGCCAAGATCATCAGCCAGTTCTGCTCGACCCAGCCCGAGGACTGCCCCCGTTACCAGTATCTGATGGAGCGCGAAACCGAACCGGCGACCCGGCCGGTGGCAGCAGCACCGACACCGCTGCCGGAGCCCGGGGAGACTTCCCCCGGCCGCACGCCAAAACCGGTTCCGCCGAAACCGTCCCGTCCCCTTCCGGCGCGCCCTTTCAGCACCCTCCCCCCCCTGGGACTGCTCTGCTTCGGCCTGACGACTCTCATCTTCAGTCTGTACCTGACCGCGCTCCTCCCCCTGCCCGAGTGGCTCTTCGATTTCGCCATTCTCGCCGGAGGGCTCGGGCAATTTACCGTCGGCGTTCTGGAATGGGTCAAGAAGCGCTATTTCAGCGGCGTCGCCCTCTCCGCCTACGGCTTTTTCTGGCTCTCCCTGCCCCTTTTGCTCCCAGCGACGGGGGCCACGCCGGTGCCGGCGCTCACCGCCTATCTCCTGCTCTGGTGCCTCTTCGGAGCCGTGCTGATGGTTGCCTCCCTGCAAATCAACCGCGCCCTGCCCTGGGTCTTCGGCACCAGTTCCCTGCTCCTCTTCCTGCTCGCCGCCGGCCACGCCACCGGCTACCGCCCTCTTGAAATCGCGGCGTTGCTGACCGGATTTGCTTGCGCCGCGGCCGCGCTGCACAACTTGCGCGGCGCTCCCCGCCCCATGCCCCCGGAATCCCCCTCCCGGTCGTCTTTTAACACCCGCCCCGCCGACTTCCGCCGCCACTGATTTCATGAAAGCTTGATGTTTTCTTTTCCAACCATCAACCGATCAGAGCCGAAACGGTGGGCTTGTAGGGTTGCGTAAAAACTCTCCGACTGGAGTAGTCTCAGGGCAAAATATTGAAAGTGACGCGGCACCTGCCTTGGCGCTATTTTTGGGCTTTTCGTTTCAACTTTCATCTGGTATAAAACCAATCTCGTCGTTTCTTGGCATTCATTAATTACTATTTGGGGGTTTGCTTGGCGGGCTTAGCGAAAACAGCGCTTTTGATAATTACCGGTGTAATTTCACCGCCTATCGTTACAACCACCAAGGGCAACTGACACGGCTCACAAACGCGTTGGGCCAAAACACCCTGCTTTCCTATGGGGGCGCCAACTGCACCAACTGCTCCGGCATCGACCAGTTGACCTCACTTATCGATGCCAAGAACCAGCAGACACACTTCACCTATGATCCCATTGGCCGTTTGGTCGGCGAAACCGACCCCCTGAATCAGACCACAGCTTTTCACTACGGAGCATTTCCCTCCCCCGACGCTATTTCAACTCCCGATGGCATCACAATCGGCTACACGTATGACGCGTTGCGTCGCTTGATCCAAAAAAGCGTACCAAATCTCGGTGAGACCACCTTCGCTTATGACAGTCGCGGCAATGTTATTGCCGCAGCCAATCCCTCGGTTTCCTATGCCCTCACATACGATGGAGCCAACCGTATCGTCTCTGTCAACGACAGCCGCGGTTATGTCATTAACTACCAATATGACCAAGCCGGCAATCGAACCAGTACTGTTTTTCAGCCCGGGACCCCCGACGAGCGCAACATCGTCGTTGATTATGACGACAATCGACGACCTGTTACTCTTTCTTCTTCGGCCGGCACCTTCGAGTTCGCCTACGACCTGCTCGATCGACGCACCACGCTGGTTTATCCTAACGGCGTTGCCACGGCCTACGGTTATCATCCCAAAGGGGGCCTGCTAACGAATATCGACACCCCACAGGTTGATCTCACCATCGACTACCTCGAACACGACAAGGTCGGCAACCGCAAGCAGAGAAGCGAAAACGGCGTGACCACCAGCTACAGCTACGACGAAACCTATCGCCTCACTTCCGCCGTCACCGGCGCGTCGGCCGAGAACTTCACCTACGACGCCGTCGGCAACCGCGAGAGCGGCCCCACGATCAAGGATACCGCCGACGTCGCCTACGAGCACGACGCCGGGAACCGAATGCTCAAAGGGCGCAAGTTTGACTACGCCTACGACGTTCGCGGCAATCAACGCTACCGCTACCTCTCGGCGGATCGGAGCAAATTCTGGGAATACACCTGGGACGGCGAAAATCGTCTGCGTCAGGCCGCGCTGACCCTCGGCGGCCAGGTGGTGCGCACTCTCAACTTCAAGTACGATCCCTTTGGTCGCCGCATTGAGAAACAGGTGAGCGACACCGCAAGCACCGTCACCACCAGTTACGTCTACGACGGCGAGGACATCGTCTTCACCACCGTCAACGACGGCACCGCCACCACGACCAGCCACTATGTCCACGGCCCCGGCATCGACGAACCCCTGGCCCAGATCACCAATGGAACCAGCACCTACTACCACGCTGACGCCCTCGGCAGCATCGTCGCCCTGACCGACGCCTCCAAGAACGTCGTCCAGCGTTACAGCTACGACGCCTTCGGCATGGTCACGGCGCAAAACCCCGAGTTCGCCAACGCCTATACCTTTACCGGGCGGGAGTGGGATCGGGAACTGGGTCTGTATTATTACCGGGCACGGTATTATGACCCTATGGAGGGGCGGTTTATATCAAGGGATCCGATTGGGTTTGCCGGGGGGGATGTTAACCTCTACGCATACACTGGAAATGACCCCGCGAATAGATTAGACCCTTATGGTGAAAGTTCTCTGACACCATTTGAGAAAGCCCTGCGGGCTCTTGCTAAGGCCCTTGGGTACGCCGAAAAAGCAGATACTGCTCTGGATACTGCGGAATTAGTAGGTGACTCTCTCGCAATGACTTGTGCTGAAACGCCTGAAGAAAGACGGCAAAGACAAAGAGATATGGTCGTAGACTTGATAAATATTGGTGTTGCTACGCCACCATTTGTGGATGCTGTAGATAAAAATAAAAGAAATGCCGTTGATATTATTGTTGATCGGATGAACGAGACCGATGCGGTTTATAAAGAGCTATTCCCTGAATAAG encodes the following:
- the uvrC gene encoding excinuclease ABC subunit UvrC; protein product: MKDFELKKIPDVPGVYLMKGAEGAVLYVGKAKRLRQRLRSYFSETGDGRAQIRFLMARVQEIETIVTDTEKEALILENTLIKKHRPRYNINLRDDKTYVSLRLDPREDFPALEIVRQVRRDGALYFGPFSSSSAVRETLKEIYRIFPLRHYPLARCRARGRPCLFYQIGQCSAPCHGRIDAAAYGELVDGVTALLSGRESEVLDRLRRRMLAASGEMRFEEAARLRDQIRAIEQTVERQKVVTVGGGDQDVLGWHRQGGEVEVALLFVRQGQLLARRVYAIDWKFDEDELLGAFLQEYYSREVVIPDQLLLPRLPQGAELLAEWLSERKGRKVEVVAPQRGARRELVALAERNAQESFRERGSRREAREAVLEGIQRALQLRRFPRRMECYDISNVQGSHSVGSQVVALDGEPAPGDYRQYQIRSVEGSDDYAALAEVLRRRLSRGLREESLPDFILIDGGKGQLGVLTAVLAELELGERIDCAGIAKSRVLANVRGKAVERSEERFFLPGRKNPVRFPAGSPELFMLERLRDEAHRFALSQHRKRRGKALLGSVLLDLPGIGPARRKLLLKHFGSLRRLREAPLDALLAVPGFPEELARRLFAVLREQAPPEGAKSGD
- a CDS encoding Crp/Fnr family transcriptional regulator; translated protein: MNPFWSNIFHKKSEADSLISFLRSLAIFADLGRREVNFIASLVHARRYDPAETIFETGDPGTGMYAVRSGRVAIFIRHPDGHKEQLAVLGPGDFFGEATLLAPARRTASARTLEDTELVGLFRADLLEATKKHPSVTNAILISLARILSERMQAAEMEIRQLRTALRLSPPPADPEGDK
- a CDS encoding AI-2E family transporter: MTPKTELTRVHLLLFFFVLAAGIAVGLSLFSSASTFLDLIRTATSGLFLPLLLSLIASFLLGPIVAFIERENISRTLSIFLVYLLVAILLLLAAGWLSPHWQEMWISLRTDLPRYTAKFITLLRDAQENLQSRFPYIESYDLTGRARTLAEQFVAQILVGTPKSALRIGSLLILVPIFTFFFLRDGNLILRTCVSLSPNRYFEMVHDLSSVISRQMADFIRGRLLEAFIIGLVVTIGLSFTDIRYTPILGIFAGITNLIPYVGPLVGMVPGILIALVDLGMGGQFWWIVIVYFLIAQIIVDNFILIPILISRYSNLHPLWVLLAIIMGGKLYGVLGMIIGVPVASIIKIALLEIRHYRNTFALPDTAQDLDRPT
- a CDS encoding cache domain-containing protein — protein: MNRYLFKFVNNLRLRGKILVLVLPLVILPIFLIGTVIGVIATQQAYLGITQTSKDDLDHMALFTLDLLDSHHQQFQVYKQDKQRVIRDELKTLTDLAYSLVETQYQRFQEGRLPLSEAQNLARQALKNVSFGESGYTYVLNSTGDLLVHVAREGQNILDEKDEDGRYFIRALIQNAVKSDGQRVLYSIYPWRNEALGDRLPRKKIVAYRHFRDWDWIIATGGYVEETYEDEAFEKQSMEDLKLKLQSKKVGKTGYIFCMDKNGVLTAHPEAEGQDVSASQDSDGNFFIREMLEKKNGWIRYPWRNVGDAQARMKIVRYRYYQPWDWIVAVGSYEDEFFHEANVIKWRIMAVMLLIPLMVGSMAVVLLVIASRVLTEPIRNMIEVIRAVKRGRLDQRMTVESTDELGELALAFNKMISLLGRNREMEASLAQQGKMASLGVLSSGVAHEINNPLGVILGYASYMEGKMDPEEPYYKFIHEIKRESKRCKKIVQDLLSYARTPKPSLIETDINDLLQQIVDFAANHTDMHHVQVRKEFAADLPPIWVDADQLRQVAINLILNAGAATSEGGELTVRTVRNEPWLDIVFADNGAGIAEENQEKIFEPFFTTRARGTGLGLAITKQIIEQHRGRIVLESAVGRGTTITVRLPLSREDELDGPETDFDH
- a CDS encoding sigma-54-dependent transcriptional regulator; this encodes MVPKRILIIDDEAGLCRMMEAILADSGYAAKGYTRSFEAVEEYRHGDWDLVISDIKMPGMDGIEVLSRIKAKSPDIPVIMITAHATVDMSIQALRKGAYDMLTKPFEPEELLYRVKNALKHNQLLTENRELRDELAGKFRFDNIIGDSPQLKELLHKVEKIAIRDTSVLITGESGTGKELIAQAVHYNSPRKGKRFVAINCGALPESILEGELFGTKKGAFTGATENRQGLLEAADGGTLFLDEVGNLPMNVQKTLLRFLQEKEFLRLGDTKPIKVDVRIISATNSDLLAEVKAGTFREDLYYRLNVVNLHLPPLRERRKDIPLLAAHFIKLQNEKFGTEIRGLSPEAFQAACDFGWPGNIRQLRNVIEACMAIESDEWISLPVLAQFIDIGAPPVADANEGDGYSAALGRFETNYLIGLLRKNGGNIESAAREAGMNMATIYRKIKKYDIKKEDYS
- a CDS encoding acetate uptake transporter, translating into MGCPFYGKNEDLCDVGCGYISPHDAKIISQFCSTQPEDCPRYQYLMERETEPATRPVAAAPTPLPEPGETSPGRTPKPVPPKPSRPLPARPFSTLPPLGLLCFGLTTLIFSLYLTALLPLPEWLFDFAILAGGLGQFTVGVLEWVKKRYFSGVALSAYGFFWLSLPLLLPATGATPVPALTAYLLLWCLFGAVLMVASLQINRALPWVFGTSSLLLFLLAAGHATGYRPLEIAALLTGFACAAAALHNLRGAPRPMPPESPSRSSFNTRPADFRRH
- a CDS encoding RHS repeat-associated core domain-containing protein; the protein is MLGGLSENSAFDNYRCNFTAYRYNHQGQLTRLTNALGQNTLLSYGGANCTNCSGIDQLTSLIDAKNQQTHFTYDPIGRLVGETDPLNQTTAFHYGAFPSPDAISTPDGITIGYTYDALRRLIQKSVPNLGETTFAYDSRGNVIAAANPSVSYALTYDGANRIVSVNDSRGYVINYQYDQAGNRTSTVFQPGTPDERNIVVDYDDNRRPVTLSSSAGTFEFAYDLLDRRTTLVYPNGVATAYGYHPKGGLLTNIDTPQVDLTIDYLEHDKVGNRKQRSENGVTTSYSYDETYRLTSAVTGASAENFTYDAVGNRESGPTIKDTADVAYEHDAGNRMLKGRKFDYAYDVRGNQRYRYLSADRSKFWEYTWDGENRLRQAALTLGGQVVRTLNFKYDPFGRRIEKQVSDTASTVTTSYVYDGEDIVFTTVNDGTATTTSHYVHGPGIDEPLAQITNGTSTYYHADALGSIVALTDASKNVVQRYSYDAFGMVTAQNPEFANAYTFTGREWDRELGLYYYRARYYDPMEGRFISRDPIGFAGGDVNLYAYTGNDPANRLDPYGESSLTPFEKALRALAKALGYAEKADTALDTAELVGDSLAMTCAETPEERRQRQRDMVVDLINIGVATPPFVDAVDKNKRNAVDIIVDRMNETDAVYKELFPE